The following are from one region of the Fusarium verticillioides 7600 chromosome 1, whole genome shotgun sequence genome:
- a CDS encoding 26S protease regulatory subunit 8 codes for MALDEYYHNKIEAMKLEILKGQAALRRLEAQRNDYNSRVRLLREELGLLQQPGSYVGEVVKVMSTKKILVKVHPEGKYVVDVSDSVDIGKLTPGKRVTLLSDSYKLEKMLPSSVDPLVSLMMVEKVPDSTYDMIGGLDQQIKEIKEVIELGLKHPELFESLGIAQPKGVLLYGPPGTGKTLLARAVAHHTACKFIRVSGSELVQKYIGEGSRMVRELFVMAREHAPSIIFMDEIDSIGSSRVEGSSGGDSEVQRTMLELLNQLDGFEPTKNIKVIMATNRLDILDPALLRPGRIDRKIEFPPPSVEARADILRIHSRKMNLTRGINLTKIAEKMNGCSGAELKGVCTEAGMYALRERRVHVTQEDFELATAKILNKHDDKEVSLGKLWK; via the exons ATGGCGCTCGACGAGTACTACCACAACAAGATCGAGGctatgaagcttgagatccttAAGGGACAAGCCGCGCTTCGCCGCCTCGAAGCTCAGAGAAATGACTACAACTCACGCGTGCGATTGTTGAGGGAAGAGTTGGGTCTGTTGCAACAGCCTGGTTCCTATGTCGGAGAAGTCGTCAAGGTCATgagcaccaagaagattTTGGTTAAAGTTCACCCTGAGGGCAAATATG TGGTCGATGTGTCGGATAGTGTTGATATCGGCAAGCTCACACCAGGAAAGCGAGTCACCCTCCTTTCCGATAGCTATAAACTCGAGAAGATGCTCCCCTCCTCCGTCGATCCTCTTGTCTCCCTCATGATGGTAGAGAAGGTTCCCGACAGCACATACGACATGATTGGTGGTTTGGAccagcagatcaaggagatcaaggaagtTATCGAACTTGGTCTTAAGCACCCTGAGCTCTTCGAGTCTCTTGGAATTGCACAACCCAAGGGTGTCTTGCTATATGGCCCCCCTGGTACTGGAAAGACACTACTGGCACGAGCTGTTGCTCACCACACTGCCTGTAAATTCATCCGAGTGTCAGGTTCCGAACTGGTCCAGAAGTACATTGGTGAGGGTAGTCGAATGGTGCGAGAACTCTTCGTCATGGCTCGAGAGCACGccccatccatcatcttcatggacGAAATCGACAGTATTGGTTCCTCACGAGTGGAGGGTTCTTCAGGAGGAGACTCTGAAGTCCAGCGAACTATGCTTGAGTTGCTGAACCAGCTGGATGGTTTCGAACCTACTaagaacatcaaggtcatcatggccaccaATCGTCTTGACATTCTCGACCCCGCCCTCCTGCGCCCAGGACGTATTGACCGAAAGATCGAGTTCCCCCCGCCCAGCGTCGAGGCCCGAGCGGATATTCTCCGCATTCACAGCCGCAAGATGAACCTCACCCGTGGTATCAACCTCACCAAGATCGCGGAAAAGATGAACGGGTGCTCTGGTGCTGAGCTGAAGGGTGTGTGTACGGAAGCAGGCATGTACGCTCTCCGAGAGCGAAGAGTGCACGTCACACAAGAAGATTTTGAGCTTGCCACGGCAaagatcctcaacaagcacgACGATAAGGAGGTGTCTCTTGGCAAGCTTTGGAAGTGA